In Lycium ferocissimum isolate CSIRO_LF1 chromosome 11, AGI_CSIRO_Lferr_CH_V1, whole genome shotgun sequence, a single genomic region encodes these proteins:
- the LOC132036949 gene encoding uncharacterized protein LOC132036949 isoform X2, with product MGCAGSKENAKQIRKPKAWKHSEPITRAQLVQMRDEFWDTAPHYGGRKEIWDALRAAAESDISLAQAIVDSAGVIVQAPDLTVCYDERGAKYELPKYVLSEPTNLIREN from the exons CTAAACAGATACGAAAACCAAAGGCTTGGAAGCATTCAGAACCTATTACGAGGGCTCAACTTGTACAGATGCGTGATGAATTCTGGGACACAGCACCGCATTATGGAGGTCGAAAAG AGATTTGGGATGCACTCCGAGCTGCAGCAGAATCGGATATAAGCCTCGCACAAGCAATCGTGGACAGTGCCGGAGTAATTGTGCAAGCCCCTGATTTAACAGTATGCTATGATGAGAGAG GCGCCAAGTACGAGTTGCCCAAGTACGTTCTAAGCGAGCCAACTAATTTGATTCGTGAAAactga
- the LOC132036695 gene encoding uncharacterized protein LOC132036695, whose product MAQHETFSWFIFLSLLASKVSLSGVSCLNVDGNNYISVVGDSGMRRDGLRVAIEAWNQCNEVGEEVPKMGSPRAADCFDVLKSSPQSQGENNCSICNAIPYTLVHKVTDEENKLGVGKSFLGLNKKAILDVDHYAAQKELYLGSKCQVEDQPNPWQFWMIMLKNGNMDTYAAKCPKNGHKSSPYGPDSRFPCFGKGCMNQPLIFHKYTTLQGVKRTTLKGSFYGTWDLTSRLSKTRTENSSFYSVKWKKELGKGSWIFHHVLRTSTKYPWLMLYLRSDATFGFSGGYHYPTRGMLKIIPESPNFKVRFTLNVIKGGGRKSQFYLMDMGSCWKNNGKPCDGNVATDVTRYSEMILNQETPSWCKPDSPKLCPPYHIFPNGTKIHRNDRTRFPYEAYHMYCAPGNGKFIEKPNVHCDPYSNPQPQEILQILPHPVWGEYGYPTRKGDGWIGDPRTWELDVGRLSHSLYFYQDPGTAPARRKWTSIDLGTEIYKDPNQVAEWTVSDFDIFVPKKK is encoded by the exons ATGGCTCaacatgaaactttttcttggtttatttttctttctcttcttgcaAGCAAAGTATCCCTTTCTGGTGTTTCTTGTTTAAATGTTGATGGAAATAACTACATATCCGTGGTTGGCGATTCGGGGATGAGAAGGGATGGGCTAAGAGTAGCCATAGAAGCATGGAATCAATGCAATGAAGTTGGAGAAGAAGTGCCTAAAATGGGCAGTCCAAGAGCTGCTGATTGCTTTGATGTCTTAAAATCTTCTCCTCAGTCACAAG GGGAAAACAATTGTTCTATCTGCAATGCAATACCATACACGTTGGTACACAAAGTGACAGACGAAGAAAACAAGTTAGGGGTTGGAAAATCATTTCTTGGACTGAACAAAAAGGCCAttcttgatgttgatcattatgcAGCACAAAAAGAACTCTACTTGGGATCAAAATGTCAAGTTGAAGACCAGCCAAATCCTTGGCAATTTTGGATGATCATGCTGAAGAACGGAAACATGGATACTTACGCTGCTAAGTGCCCGAAAAATGGGCACAAATCAAGCCCGTACGGGCCTGATAGCAGGTTTCCATGTTTCGGCAAAGGGTGCATGAACCAACCATTGATTTTTCACAAGTACACAACTTTACAAGGTGTTAAAAGGACTACACTTAAAGGGAGTTTTTATGGTACATGGGATTTGACTAGTAGATTGAGTAAAACAAGAACAGAGAATAGTTCTTTTTATTCTGTGAAATGGAAGAAAGAATTGGGAAAAGGAAGTTGGATTTTTCATCATGTGTTGAGGACATCAACTAAGTATCCTTGGCTTATGCTTTACCTCAGATCAGATGCCACATTTGGTTTTTCTGGTGGATATCATTATCCAACAAGGGGCATGTTAAAAATT ATACCagaatcaccaaattttaaggTGAGATTCACCTTGAATGTGATAAAAGGAGGAGGTCGAAAGAGCCAATTTTACTTAATGGACATGGGAAGCTGCTGGAAGAACAATGGCAAACCATGTGATGGCAATGTCGCAACCGACGTTACAAGATACAGCGAGATGATCCTGAATCAAGAAACACCATCCTGGTGCAAACCAGATAGCCCAAAATTATGTCCACCATACCACATTTTCCCAAATGGAACGAAAATTCATCGAAACGATAGGACTCGTTTCCCTTATGAGGCTTATCATATGTATTGTGCACCTGGAAATGGAAAGTTTATTGAGAAGCCTAATGTACATTGTGATCCTTATAGTAATCCTCAGCCTCAGGAGATTTTGCAGATTTTGCCACATCCTGTTTGGGGAGAATATGGTTATCCTACTAGGAAAGGAGATGGTTGGATTGGTGATCCAAGAACATGGGAGCTTGATGTTGGGAGGTTGTCACATTCACTTTATTTTTACCAG GATCCAGGGACTGCACCAGCAAGGAGGAAATGGACTTCAATTGACTTGGGAACTGAGATTTATAAGGACCCAAATCAAGTGGCAGAGTGGACAGTTAGTGATTTTGACATTTTTGTACCTAAGAAAAAGTAG
- the LOC132036949 gene encoding uncharacterized protein LOC132036949 isoform X1: MGCAGSKENEAAKQIRKPKAWKHSEPITRAQLVQMRDEFWDTAPHYGGRKEIWDALRAAAESDISLAQAIVDSAGVIVQAPDLTVCYDERGAKYELPKYVLSEPTNLIREN; encoded by the exons AAGCAGCTAAACAGATACGAAAACCAAAGGCTTGGAAGCATTCAGAACCTATTACGAGGGCTCAACTTGTACAGATGCGTGATGAATTCTGGGACACAGCACCGCATTATGGAGGTCGAAAAG AGATTTGGGATGCACTCCGAGCTGCAGCAGAATCGGATATAAGCCTCGCACAAGCAATCGTGGACAGTGCCGGAGTAATTGTGCAAGCCCCTGATTTAACAGTATGCTATGATGAGAGAG GCGCCAAGTACGAGTTGCCCAAGTACGTTCTAAGCGAGCCAACTAATTTGATTCGTGAAAactga